The following DNA comes from Marinilactibacillus sp. Marseille-P9653.
AGATTTGTTTAAGAAATCCAAATTTGTTCATTTTCTACATACTCGATCAATTTTTCTAGTTCTTCCTCACTAGCTGATCTTTCATTTGAATATAATTTTGCTAAAGTAGTAGGGTCAACCCCTGTCTCATGACTCAATTCTTCTGTTGTTAAATTTTTGGATGTTTGTATTTCTTCTAATCTAGTCATATAGACAATCGTTTCAATTTCTCTATCGGTTATTTGATCCTCAATTCCATGCTCTAACATCAAGATTTGCTTAATAGAAAAAATATCTAGAAATTTTCCGATACCTTTTGCAAGTAGCTGAACTTGCCTCATAATATAGTCTTGGTCTTCAATACTCATGGGATAAACGCCTCTTTTTTAATATTTAGTAAGATAAAATCAATCTGTAAAGAAAAAACACTTTACAAGCTTTTGTAACCATGATATGATAGGACTCGTGAGATTGAGAGAAGGCACAATACCGAGTTTAAGCTGGGTAATGATGCTGGATTCTACAGGAGGTGCAAGTTAAACATGGCAGTAAAAATTCGTATGAAACGTATGGGTTCTAAAAGAAAACCTTTTTACCGTTTAGTTGTTGCGGATTCTCGCGCTCCACGTGATGGTCGTATTATTGAAGCAGTTGGTACTTACAACCCAGTTTCAACACCGGCTGAAGTTAAAGTGGACGAAGAACTCGTTTTAAAATGGTTACGTGATGGTGCTAAACCATCTGATACAGTTAAAAATCTTCTTTCTAAAGAAGGAATTATCAAAAAATTCCACGACGAGAAAAGAAGTAAATAAGTAACGACTTGATCTTACCTGAGTAATTTTACTCAGGTAAGTGATCCTACATAAAAGAGGATGGTACTATGACTGATCAAAAAATGAGAGATTTGATTTTTACGATTGTCAATCCGTTAGTTA
Coding sequences within:
- a CDS encoding helix-turn-helix transcriptional regulator, with product MSIEDQDYIMRQVQLLAKGIGKFLDIFSIKQILMLEHGIEDQITDREIETIVYMTRLEEIQTSKNLTTEELSHETGVDPTTLAKLYSNERSASEEELEKLIEYVENEQIWIS
- the rpsP gene encoding 30S ribosomal protein S16 — its product is MAVKIRMKRMGSKRKPFYRLVVADSRAPRDGRIIEAVGTYNPVSTPAEVKVDEELVLKWLRDGAKPSDTVKNLLSKEGIIKKFHDEKRSK